From a region of the Halomonas sp. HL-93 genome:
- a CDS encoding YtoQ family protein, with amino-acid sequence MSFYVYLSGEIHTDWRDEIQRGADAAGLDIVFTAPVTDHDASDAAGDHLGKPDVGFWRDHQSSKVNAIRTRTMIEQADLVVVRFGDKYKQWNAAFDAGYCAALAKPYITLHSEDIVHPLKEVDAGAQAWCTTTDQVVETLRYVLKA; translated from the coding sequence ATGAGCTTTTACGTATATCTATCAGGCGAGATCCACACCGACTGGCGCGACGAAATCCAACGCGGCGCCGACGCGGCAGGCCTGGATATCGTCTTCACCGCCCCGGTGACCGACCACGACGCCTCAGACGCCGCCGGTGACCACCTCGGCAAGCCTGACGTAGGCTTCTGGCGCGACCATCAGTCCTCCAAGGTCAACGCCATCCGCACCCGCACCATGATCGAACAGGCCGACCTGGTCGTCGTACGCTTCGGCGACAAATACAAGCAATGGAACGCCGCCTTCGACGCAGGCTACTGCGCCGCCTTGGCCAAGCCCTACATCACCCTGCACAGCGAAGACATCGTCCACCCATTAAAAGAAGTCGACGCAGGCGCCCAAGCCTGGTGCACCACCACCGACCAAGTCGTCGAAACTCTCCGCTACGTCCTAAAAGCCTAA
- the cobF gene encoding precorrin-6A synthase (deacetylating) — protein sequence MTTLSLIGIGTGNPDHVTLAAVRALNDADLILLPRKGEAKSDLVDLRRLLCQTLLREPEKARIVEFDLPKRGERGDYLGAVDEWHNAIADVWASLMATHLPEGGRVGMLIWGDPSLYDSSLRIAERLGAAGRQVNVEVVPGITSLQVLTAEHRIPLNALAEPIQITTGRRLRERGWPSDAATVAVMLDSGGAFTALPADDTYIWWGAYLGMEKQCLIKGRLSEVSDEIIQRRASLREQHGWIMDIYLLAKQPLI from the coding sequence ATGACAACGCTTTCGCTGATCGGTATTGGCACCGGCAACCCTGACCACGTCACGCTTGCCGCCGTGCGCGCCCTCAATGACGCCGACCTGATCCTGCTGCCGCGCAAAGGCGAAGCCAAAAGCGATCTGGTCGACCTGCGCCGCCTGCTGTGCCAAACGCTGCTGCGCGAGCCCGAAAAGGCCCGAATCGTCGAGTTCGACCTGCCCAAACGAGGCGAGCGGGGTGATTACCTGGGCGCCGTTGATGAATGGCATAACGCCATCGCCGATGTGTGGGCATCATTGATGGCGACCCACCTGCCCGAAGGCGGGCGGGTCGGCATGCTGATCTGGGGCGACCCCTCGCTTTACGACAGCAGCCTGCGCATCGCCGAACGCCTGGGTGCGGCCGGGCGGCAGGTAAACGTCGAGGTGGTGCCCGGCATCACCAGCCTGCAGGTACTCACCGCCGAACACCGCATACCGCTGAATGCGCTCGCCGAGCCCATCCAGATCACCACCGGCCGCCGCCTGCGCGAACGCGGCTGGCCAAGCGACGCCGCCACGGTCGCCGTCATGCTCGACAGCGGCGGGGCCTTTACCGCGTTGCCCGCCGACGATACCTACATCTGGTGGGGTGCCTACCTGGGCATGGAAAAACAGTGCCTGATCAAAGGCCGGCTAAGCGAGGTCAGCGATGAAATCATCCAGCGCCGTGCAAGCCTGCGCGAACAGCACGGCTGGATCATGGATATCTACCTGCTGGCCAAGCAGCCGCTGATTTGA